From a region of the Methanolinea sp. genome:
- a CDS encoding chorismate mutase: protein MPIEALRAQIDRIDLEIINLITERQKLAGKIAFAKTTEGLPIHDPKRTREVLDAAFNYAVEKAINPVYVRKVFELLIEMSEERQRECSGEGNLP, encoded by the coding sequence ATGCCCATTGAAGCCTTGCGAGCACAGATCGACCGGATCGATCTGGAGATCATCAATCTGATCACCGAACGCCAGAAGCTTGCCGGGAAGATCGCTTTCGCAAAAACTACCGAAGGGCTTCCGATACATGATCCGAAACGGACGCGGGAGGTGCTTGATGCCGCCTTCAATTACGCCGTTGAGAAGGCCATCAATCCTGTCTACGTCCGGAAGGTCTTCGAATTGCTTATCGAGATGAGCGAAGAGCGCCAGCGGGAGTGTTCAGGAGAAGGAAATCTTCCCTGA
- the argB gene encoding acetylglutamate kinase, giving the protein MKREEVLTEALPYIQKFHGKTMVIKLGGHAMVDSAILETAISDVVLLELVGIKVVLVHGGGPEITEKMKAMGKKPKFVAGLRITDEETLEIAQMVLVGKINNNIISLIAKCGGKAVGISGNDGSLIVARRMTPQKVSIEGKEEEVDLGHVGEIEEINPAVLHTLLDNRYIPVIAPLAIDRNGQSLNINADTAAGEIARALNAYKLINMTDVEGIMDRERVMVYRRLPASEAESLVARGVVSEGMIPKVSSIVHAVKAGVSFGHVINGNKPHNLLLEMFTDEGVGTMIFHD; this is encoded by the coding sequence ATGAAACGGGAAGAGGTGCTGACCGAAGCATTGCCCTACATCCAGAAATTTCATGGAAAGACCATGGTCATCAAGCTGGGAGGGCATGCAATGGTCGATTCCGCCATTCTCGAAACGGCAATCAGCGACGTGGTCTTACTCGAGCTGGTGGGAATCAAGGTAGTGCTGGTGCACGGCGGGGGCCCTGAGATAACCGAGAAGATGAAGGCCATGGGCAAGAAACCCAAGTTCGTGGCCGGTCTCCGGATCACCGATGAGGAAACCCTGGAGATCGCCCAGATGGTCCTCGTAGGCAAGATCAACAACAACATCATCTCACTGATCGCCAAGTGCGGCGGTAAGGCGGTCGGAATATCCGGCAACGATGGAAGCCTCATTGTTGCCCGCCGCATGACACCGCAGAAGGTAAGCATCGAGGGAAAGGAAGAAGAAGTTGACCTCGGCCATGTGGGGGAGATTGAGGAGATAAATCCCGCCGTGCTCCACACCCTGCTCGATAATCGCTACATCCCGGTCATCGCGCCCCTGGCCATCGATCGGAACGGCCAGAGCCTGAACATCAATGCCGATACCGCTGCCGGGGAGATCGCCCGGGCGCTCAACGCCTACAAGCTGATCAACATGACCGATGTGGAAGGGATCATGGACCGGGAACGGGTCATGGTGTACCGCCGCCTTCCGGCTTCAGAAGCAGAATCGCTGGTAGCCAGGGGAGTGGTGAGTGAAGGGATGATCCCGAAGGTTTCCTCCATCGTGCATGCGGTCAAGGCGGGAGTATCCTTTGGGCACGTTATCAACGGGAATAAACCCCACAATCTCCTCCTCGAGATGTTTACCGATGAAGGTGTGGGGACCATGATATTTCACGATTGA
- the argJ gene encoding bifunctional glutamate N-acetyltransferase/amino-acid acetyltransferase ArgJ: protein MKSICAVEGVSAWGIKEGKYGLALIRASGTAAGVFTKNIVRAPPVVLMEERIRSAYLDAVIVNSGCANAYTGDRGYQDALRMGEIAASALSISPESVGVASTGVIGRYLDLPLISDQCERVAPHLRQTGEAEERAARAIMTTDLFEKHALVRGDGFNVGGITKGSGMIAPNMGTMLAFIYTDAEIPPGRLNSALKKATTRSFNRVVVDGDTSTNDVALCTATGLAGPVDADAFARALEECCRNLALQIAMDGEGATKLLEVTVRGAPSEEEGADIARTIVSSPLVKTAVYGEDPNWGRVMAAAGRAGVRFDPYAADLWISDGIIRQPLVADGRIIVDLAAAKQAMQGKKVIFELDLHAGPGAATAWGCDLTEKYVEINGRYTT from the coding sequence GTGAAGAGCATCTGTGCAGTTGAGGGTGTCAGCGCCTGGGGAATCAAGGAAGGGAAGTACGGCCTGGCACTGATCCGGGCCAGCGGAACAGCAGCGGGCGTCTTTACGAAGAACATCGTCCGGGCACCCCCCGTCGTTCTCATGGAGGAACGGATCCGGTCAGCATATCTCGATGCGGTGATCGTGAATTCCGGCTGTGCGAATGCCTATACCGGGGATCGCGGTTACCAGGACGCACTGCGTATGGGAGAGATTGCCGCATCAGCGCTTTCCATCAGCCCGGAATCGGTCGGTGTGGCCTCGACGGGGGTTATCGGCCGGTACCTCGATCTCCCCCTGATCTCGGACCAGTGTGAGCGTGTGGCACCGCACCTGCGCCAGACTGGTGAAGCAGAGGAGCGGGCCGCAAGGGCGATCATGACCACCGATCTCTTTGAGAAACATGCCCTTGTCCGGGGTGATGGTTTTAATGTCGGCGGAATCACCAAGGGAAGTGGCATGATCGCACCGAACATGGGCACCATGCTGGCGTTCATCTACACCGATGCAGAGATCCCCCCGGGCAGGCTGAACTCAGCCCTGAAAAAAGCGACAACTCGGAGTTTCAACCGGGTCGTGGTGGACGGGGACACGAGTACGAATGATGTCGCGCTGTGCACGGCAACAGGGCTTGCCGGTCCTGTCGACGCTGATGCTTTTGCCCGGGCCCTCGAGGAGTGCTGCCGGAACCTGGCCCTCCAGATTGCCATGGATGGTGAGGGGGCAACGAAACTCCTGGAAGTCACCGTCAGGGGCGCTCCGTCAGAAGAGGAAGGGGCAGACATTGCCCGGACCATCGTCTCTTCACCGCTGGTGAAAACAGCAGTCTACGGGGAAGACCCGAACTGGGGGCGCGTCATGGCCGCTGCAGGACGGGCCGGTGTCCGGTTTGATCCTTACGCTGCGGATCTCTGGATCAGCGATGGAATCATCAGGCAACCACTTGTTGCCGATGGTCGTATTATTGTGGATCTCGCAGCGGCAAAGCAGGCCATGCAGGGGAAAAAGGTCATCTTTGAGCTCGACCTCCATGCCGGCCCTGGGGCAGCAACAGCGTGGGGATGTGACCTTACCGAAAAGTATGTAGAGATAAACGGGAGGTACACAACATGA
- a CDS encoding CBS domain-containing protein, translating into MKVSEIMTKNPITVQADDPVRDAAGLLRTHRIGGLPVMEGDRLAGIVTESDIIALLDTGGLSDDLWLPSPLEVIEVPVREFINWEKTKAALTNIGDKKVREIMSHPAISISEDAEIEDAASLMLSHRIARLPVVRDGRLIGIIARADIIRGIGRSTG; encoded by the coding sequence ATGAAAGTATCCGAGATAATGACAAAAAACCCAATTACGGTCCAGGCCGATGATCCCGTGCGGGATGCTGCCGGGCTTCTCCGGACCCACCGTATCGGTGGCCTTCCGGTCATGGAAGGCGACCGCCTTGCTGGAATCGTGACCGAATCTGATATCATCGCCCTTCTCGATACAGGGGGCCTTTCAGATGATCTCTGGCTTCCCTCCCCGCTCGAAGTCATAGAGGTTCCGGTCAGGGAGTTCATCAACTGGGAGAAGACCAAGGCGGCCCTGACCAACATTGGGGATAAAAAGGTCAGGGAGATCATGAGTCACCCGGCCATTTCCATCAGCGAGGATGCAGAGATCGAGGATGCCGCATCCCTGATGCTCTCCCACAGGATTGCCCGGTTACCGGTTGTCAGGGATGGTCGTCTGATAGGGATCATTGCCCGGGCAGACATCATCAGGGGAATCGGAAGGTCAACAGGATGA
- a CDS encoding N-acetyl-gamma-glutamyl-phosphate reductase, translated as MKIAIIGASGYTGGDLIRLLLFHPRVEVTVATSRKLAGRPVDSVHPHLKGLTRLSFENPSLDTLDADLAFLAVPHTAAMTYAGPLLEKGIKVVDLSADYRLPKDTFEKVYGVPHTDYFEAPYGLPELHRDQCKGTEFIANPGCFPTGATLAAAPLAKSAHTIIYDSKTGVSGAGDNPSAVTHYPNVGDNVNPYKWTSHRHLAEMKLEAVRLGSAAQVYFTPHLVPVNRGILTTAHILLDEPMEQDEVEQLYQRYYQGEPFIRYQMPMLGAVRGSNFCDIKAESEGDRVVVVSAIDNLVKGAAGQAIQNMNIMCGYDERDGLMVPGLLP; from the coding sequence ATGAAGATTGCGATCATCGGGGCTTCCGGATATACCGGAGGAGACCTGATACGGCTCCTGCTCTTTCATCCCCGGGTAGAGGTGACTGTTGCCACCTCCCGGAAGCTGGCCGGCAGGCCCGTAGATTCGGTCCACCCCCACCTCAAGGGCCTGACCAGGCTCAGCTTCGAGAATCCCTCACTTGACACCCTCGATGCCGATCTCGCGTTCCTGGCCGTCCCTCATACCGCAGCCATGACGTATGCCGGCCCGTTGCTTGAAAAGGGAATCAAGGTCGTGGATCTTTCTGCAGACTACCGTCTCCCGAAAGACACCTTCGAGAAGGTCTACGGTGTCCCACACACCGATTACTTCGAGGCACCGTATGGTCTGCCCGAGCTGCACCGGGACCAGTGCAAAGGTACTGAATTCATCGCCAACCCCGGCTGCTTCCCTACAGGGGCGACCCTTGCTGCAGCACCGCTTGCAAAGTCCGCCCATACCATCATCTATGACTCAAAGACCGGTGTTTCGGGCGCAGGAGACAATCCTTCTGCGGTGACCCACTACCCGAATGTCGGTGACAATGTCAATCCCTACAAGTGGACATCCCACCGACACCTTGCCGAGATGAAACTGGAGGCTGTTCGGCTGGGATCTGCAGCGCAGGTTTATTTCACCCCCCACCTGGTTCCTGTGAATCGTGGGATACTTACAACGGCACACATCCTCCTTGACGAACCGATGGAGCAGGACGAGGTTGAGCAGCTCTACCAACGATACTACCAGGGGGAGCCTTTTATCCGGTACCAGATGCCAATGCTGGGAGCGGTACGGGGGAGCAATTTCTGCGATATCAAGGCCGAGAGCGAGGGTGACCGGGTTGTAGTGGTTTCCGCCATCGACAACCTTGTTAAAGGTGCTGCAGGCCAGGCAATCCAGAATATGAATATCATGTGCGGATATGATGAGCGGGACGGACTGATGGTCCCCGGACTGCTCCCCTGA
- the acs gene encoding acetate--CoA ligase, which translates to MAESFEVPLVEDEKFYIPDPSYKQQAWTKDYKKAYEEFLADKTGFWERQAHNLDWFKKWDAVLEWDYPHAKWFVNAKLNITCNCLDRQVANHRKNKVALIWRGEDEREKIYTYNKLYQEVCRFANGLKKLGVKKGDRVCIYMPLVPEQVIAMLACARIGAVHSVVFGGFGVNALNMRIKDAEAKVVITADVALRRGKTIPLKRIVGEAIINTPSVEKVVVLSREIDAPVELHKEMEIDFYELMEGVPAECKPEIMDSEDPLFILYTSGSTGPPKGIVHTCGGYMVGTYYTTQHVFDLKDTDVYWCTADTGWITGHSYIVYGPFCAGATVVMAEAVPDYPDPGSFWKLIQDLGVTIFYTAPTAIRMFMRVGEQWPAKYDLSSLRLLGSVGEPLNPEAFEWFYHTIGKAKCPLVDTWWQTETGMQMITTMVGEPMRPGFAGKALPGVVADVVDKKGNPVPPGNGGFLVIKEPWPAMLRTVYKNDERYLQYWNTIPNCYNAGDLAVKGKVDDYIMIIGRADDVIIVSGHNIGTAEVESALVSHQSVAEAAVIGKPDPMKGSLIKAFVILRDGFQRSEKLKSDLIYHVRMTLGPIAMPSEIEFIDKLPKTRSGKIMRRVLKAKELGMDPGDVSTLEE; encoded by the coding sequence ATGGCAGAATCATTTGAAGTGCCTCTGGTCGAGGATGAGAAATTTTACATCCCCGATCCATCATACAAGCAGCAGGCGTGGACAAAAGATTATAAAAAAGCATACGAGGAATTCCTCGCAGACAAGACCGGGTTCTGGGAAAGACAGGCTCATAACCTTGACTGGTTCAAGAAATGGGACGCTGTCCTTGAATGGGATTACCCGCATGCAAAGTGGTTCGTCAATGCCAAGCTCAACATTACCTGCAACTGCCTGGACCGGCAAGTCGCCAACCACCGCAAAAACAAGGTAGCCCTCATCTGGCGGGGTGAGGATGAGAGGGAGAAGATCTACACCTACAATAAACTCTACCAGGAGGTCTGCCGATTTGCGAACGGGCTGAAGAAGCTTGGCGTGAAAAAAGGAGACAGAGTCTGTATCTATATGCCGCTCGTTCCCGAGCAGGTCATCGCCATGCTCGCCTGCGCCCGGATCGGTGCTGTCCACAGCGTCGTTTTCGGGGGTTTTGGTGTAAATGCCCTGAATATGCGCATCAAGGATGCCGAGGCGAAGGTTGTCATTACTGCCGATGTAGCTCTACGTCGTGGAAAGACGATCCCGTTAAAGAGAATCGTCGGGGAGGCCATCATCAACACTCCCAGCGTGGAGAAGGTCGTCGTACTGTCCCGAGAGATCGATGCCCCGGTCGAACTCCACAAGGAGATGGAGATCGACTTCTACGAGCTGATGGAGGGGGTTCCGGCAGAGTGCAAACCGGAAATAATGGATTCGGAAGACCCCCTTTTCATCCTCTACACCTCAGGTTCAACAGGACCGCCGAAGGGAATTGTCCACACCTGCGGGGGATACATGGTGGGGACCTACTACACCACCCAGCATGTATTTGATCTCAAGGACACCGATGTCTACTGGTGCACCGCCGATACCGGCTGGATAACAGGGCACAGCTATATCGTGTATGGACCGTTCTGCGCCGGTGCAACCGTTGTGATGGCTGAAGCGGTCCCGGACTACCCGGACCCCGGTTCATTCTGGAAGCTGATCCAGGATCTGGGGGTGACCATCTTCTATACTGCTCCGACAGCTATCAGGATGTTCATGCGGGTCGGCGAGCAATGGCCTGCCAAGTACGACCTCTCATCGCTTCGTCTCCTCGGTTCGGTCGGTGAACCGCTGAATCCCGAAGCGTTCGAATGGTTCTACCACACCATCGGAAAAGCAAAATGCCCGCTGGTCGACACCTGGTGGCAGACCGAAACCGGGATGCAGATGATAACCACAATGGTGGGAGAACCCATGCGCCCGGGTTTCGCAGGAAAAGCACTCCCGGGGGTCGTTGCCGATGTCGTTGACAAAAAAGGCAACCCTGTTCCCCCAGGCAACGGGGGGTTCCTGGTTATCAAAGAGCCATGGCCGGCGATGCTCCGCACGGTATACAAGAACGATGAACGATACCTGCAGTACTGGAATACGATTCCGAATTGCTATAATGCCGGCGACCTGGCAGTTAAGGGAAAGGTCGATGACTACATCATGATCATCGGCCGGGCGGATGATGTCATCATCGTCTCAGGGCATAACATCGGCACTGCAGAAGTCGAGAGTGCGCTCGTCTCCCACCAGTCAGTCGCCGAGGCAGCAGTAATCGGCAAGCCGGATCCCATGAAAGGAAGCCTCATAAAGGCTTTCGTCATCCTGCGTGACGGTTTCCAGAGGTCAGAAAAACTCAAATCGGACCTCATCTACCATGTCCGTATGACACTTGGGCCTATTGCCATGCCATCGGAGATCGAGTTCATTGACAAGCTCCCCAAGACCCGATCCGGAAAGATCATGCGCCGGGTGCTCAAAGCCAAAGAGCTGGGTATGGATCCCGGCGATGTCTCTACACTGGAAGAGTGA
- a CDS encoding OFA family MFS transporter: MPAERGRWGLVALGLIINLCLGTIYSWSVFVKPLTDYFTTDLGQTVTANEVLMPFSVFLAFFAIAMPFTGRFIESLGPRKVTIIGGVLTGLGWLLASTVTSVWMLYIMYGTIGGIGVGIAYGVPVAVAARWFPDRRGTAVGLTLLGFGFSAFLTANIAGYLITLTGVMTTFRIFGLVFIVLIVLLALPLRFPAAGWRPAGWNPPVPKPGEEICECDRSAMVRTPAFYGLWFCYFIGCLAGLMAISISKPVGTEIGIEAGLATILVGFFAIFNGGGRPLFGALTDRFSPRNTALLSFVLIAGASALLWQVPSVPVYILSFVILWGCLGGWLAIAPTATGCYFGTCDYPRCYGVVFLAYGAGAIAGPQLAGFIKTTTGNYLGVFPYVLVLALIGITVAWCLLKPPKKAQVP, encoded by the coding sequence ATGCCCGCCGAGCGCGGGCGCTGGGGCCTCGTGGCGCTTGGCCTGATCATCAATCTCTGTCTTGGTACCATCTATTCCTGGAGTGTCTTTGTCAAACCGCTGACCGATTACTTTACGACCGATCTCGGCCAGACCGTCACGGCAAACGAGGTTCTGATGCCATTCTCGGTCTTTCTTGCGTTCTTTGCCATCGCCATGCCTTTTACAGGGAGGTTCATCGAGAGCCTCGGCCCCCGGAAGGTGACGATCATCGGAGGGGTTCTTACCGGCCTTGGCTGGCTGCTCGCATCCACGGTTACGTCGGTCTGGATGCTCTATATCATGTACGGAACCATCGGCGGTATTGGCGTGGGAATCGCCTACGGCGTGCCGGTCGCCGTGGCTGCACGTTGGTTCCCAGACAGGAGGGGGACGGCGGTCGGCCTGACCCTGCTGGGATTTGGTTTCTCGGCGTTTCTCACCGCAAATATCGCCGGTTATCTTATAACCTTAACCGGGGTCATGACAACATTCCGGATCTTCGGTCTGGTCTTCATCGTCCTGATCGTACTTCTGGCCCTCCCGCTTCGCTTTCCCGCTGCCGGGTGGAGGCCCGCCGGATGGAATCCACCTGTCCCAAAACCCGGTGAAGAGATCTGCGAGTGCGACCGATCGGCCATGGTCCGCACCCCTGCATTCTACGGCCTCTGGTTCTGCTATTTTATCGGCTGCCTGGCAGGACTGATGGCCATCTCCATATCCAAGCCAGTGGGCACCGAGATCGGCATCGAGGCGGGCCTTGCTACCATTCTTGTCGGCTTCTTTGCCATCTTCAATGGTGGGGGACGACCGCTTTTCGGCGCGCTGACCGATCGGTTTTCCCCTCGCAACACGGCGCTTCTCTCCTTCGTGCTGATAGCAGGGGCCTCAGCTCTGCTCTGGCAGGTGCCGTCTGTTCCGGTATACATCCTCTCGTTTGTCATCCTCTGGGGTTGCCTAGGGGGGTGGCTGGCCATCGCCCCTACCGCAACCGGGTGCTATTTCGGGACCTGCGACTATCCGCGCTGCTACGGTGTTGTCTTCCTTGCATACGGTGCAGGGGCCATTGCCGGCCCTCAGCTGGCAGGCTTCATCAAGACTACCACCGGAAATTATCTCGGTGTCTTCCCCTACGTCCTGGTGCTGGCTCTGATCGGGATCACCGTTGCATGGTGCCTGCTCAAGCCACCGAAGAAGGCTCAGGTTCCCTGA
- a CDS encoding DNA-deoxyinosine glycosylase, with protein MNQVPSREYGLSPVIGKDPWVLILGSFPSKMSLAANLYYANPRNHFWRIMQILLSLETSRATTENQEALTEHHIALWDVIASREFQVGAGDRDIKNPVYQDIPTFLRSYPTLRCVALNGGKAGECFRKITRSAPVPDRIVVQQLPSTSPANATSTFDQKLERWQTLLGFLVP; from the coding sequence ATGAACCAGGTTCCATCCCGTGAATACGGTCTGTCCCCGGTCATCGGGAAGGATCCCTGGGTGCTGATACTCGGATCCTTTCCTTCGAAGATGTCGCTTGCCGCGAACCTGTATTATGCCAACCCTCGCAACCATTTCTGGCGCATCATGCAGATCCTCCTTTCTCTTGAGACCAGCAGGGCAACTACCGAAAACCAGGAGGCCCTTACAGAGCATCATATTGCTCTCTGGGACGTGATTGCATCGAGAGAATTCCAGGTCGGTGCAGGGGACCGCGACATAAAAAACCCGGTTTATCAGGATATTCCCACGTTTCTCCGGAGCTACCCGACCCTTCGCTGCGTCGCCCTGAATGGGGGGAAAGCGGGGGAATGCTTCAGGAAAATTACGCGGAGCGCCCCTGTCCCGGACCGGATTGTTGTCCAGCAGCTCCCCTCCACGAGCCCTGCGAATGCAACCTCGACATTCGATCAGAAACTCGAACGGTGGCAGACACTCCTCGGTTTCCTGGTACCGTGA
- a CDS encoding helix-turn-helix transcriptional regulator, with the protein MKTRIRELRARHQMTQAELAEAVGVRRETIVFLEAGKYNPSLKLAHAVAKALGTTIDHLFIFEDDSSRDVVLEE; encoded by the coding sequence ATGAAGACCCGCATCCGGGAACTCCGGGCACGGCACCAGATGACCCAGGCAGAGCTTGCTGAGGCGGTCGGGGTGAGACGGGAGACCATCGTGTTCCTTGAAGCCGGAAAATACAACCCGTCTCTGAAACTGGCCCATGCAGTGGCAAAAGCGCTCGGAACAACCATCGATCACCTCTTCATCTTCGAGGATGATTCCAGCAGGGATGTTGTACTCGAGGAATAA
- a CDS encoding tryptophan synthase subunit alpha produces the protein MTRLGSIAPETLACLRAIKKRTKLPVVPGFGISSPEHVREYGKAGADGVIVGSAIVRIVGEHARPAGKAGRNGTNPRWRTETRIPAPMNGLKLQGYTF, from the coding sequence ATCACAAGACTGGGAAGCATCGCACCCGAAACGCTCGCCTGCCTCAGGGCCATCAAAAAGAGAACGAAACTTCCGGTAGTTCCCGGGTTTGGGATATCTTCACCTGAACATGTCCGGGAATACGGAAAGGCCGGGGCAGATGGAGTGATTGTGGGATCGGCTATCGTGAGGATTGTTGGCGAACATGCGAGACCGGCCGGAAAGGCTGGAAGGAATGGCACGAATCCTCGTTGGCGAACTGAAACGCGCATCCCTGCACCCATGAACGGGCTGAAATTGCAGGGATATACTTTTTAG
- a CDS encoding ATP-NAD kinase family protein, with amino-acid sequence MKTIGFLINPIAGMGGAVGLKGTDGMLAEAISKGARPMAASRAHQTIDLLKDVPLRYITCSGPMGEEVLEEAGITGFLVVYQTPQVTTAADTKEACREFLKSGAELILFCGGDGTARDLYDVVSDTVPLLGIPAGVKMYSAVFAVSPAAAAEILRTGASAPLHLRDAEVMDIDEEAYRKGELKAMLHGYAKSPYLPGFVQGAKQVYEDQDEDLAKAGIGRFIAEVIRGTPDILYIIGPGSTTRAIARELDIEKTLLGFDAVQDARLEGSDLNEEGMLALLANGRPARLVISIIGAQGSVLGRGTQQVSPRVLSRIGTGNIIIVATPHKLAETPYLFIDTGDRELDAAFGEFVTVISGYHIAQRKKVGSGNPE; translated from the coding sequence ATGAAGACCATCGGCTTTCTCATCAACCCTATTGCCGGCATGGGTGGTGCGGTCGGACTGAAAGGAACCGACGGGATGCTTGCCGAAGCTATCAGCAAGGGCGCCCGACCGATGGCCGCTTCCCGGGCACACCAGACGATCGACCTGCTGAAGGATGTCCCGCTCCGCTACATCACCTGTTCCGGCCCGATGGGAGAGGAGGTGCTTGAGGAGGCAGGAATTACCGGTTTCCTGGTTGTTTACCAGACACCGCAGGTTACTACTGCAGCAGATACCAAAGAGGCCTGCAGGGAGTTCCTTAAATCCGGCGCCGAGCTGATCCTCTTCTGTGGCGGAGACGGAACGGCGCGGGACCTGTATGACGTGGTATCCGATACCGTCCCCCTTCTCGGCATCCCAGCCGGGGTGAAAATGTATTCAGCGGTCTTTGCAGTAAGTCCGGCGGCAGCGGCGGAAATACTCAGGACAGGTGCCTCTGCACCGCTCCACCTCCGCGATGCCGAAGTGATGGACATCGACGAGGAAGCCTACCGGAAGGGGGAACTGAAGGCGATGCTGCACGGCTATGCGAAGAGCCCGTACCTGCCGGGTTTCGTGCAGGGAGCAAAGCAGGTCTATGAAGACCAGGACGAGGACCTGGCAAAGGCCGGTATCGGGCGCTTTATCGCCGAAGTCATCCGGGGAACACCTGATATCCTTTACATTATCGGTCCGGGAAGCACCACCCGGGCGATAGCCCGGGAGCTGGATATCGAAAAGACCCTTCTCGGCTTCGATGCCGTGCAGGATGCCCGTCTTGAAGGAAGTGACCTGAATGAAGAAGGGATGCTGGCCCTCCTCGCAAACGGGAGACCGGCCCGGCTGGTGATCAGCATTATCGGCGCCCAGGGGTCGGTGCTCGGCAGAGGGACGCAACAGGTTAGTCCCCGTGTTCTCAGCCGGATTGGAACCGGGAACATCATCATCGTAGCAACCCCGCATAAGCTGGCAGAGACACCATACCTCTTCATAGATACCGGTGACCGGGAACTTGATGCTGCATTCGGGGAGTTTGTCACGGTCATCTCAGGCTATCATATCGCCCAGCGGAAAAAAGTCGGTTCAGGAAATCCTGAGTGA
- a CDS encoding TrpB-like pyridoxal phosphate-dependent enzyme, with translation MNTKIFLSEEDIPRRWYNVMADLPSPLEPPLHPATGKPVVPDDLKAIFPMELIKQEMSPDRFIDIPGEVLDVLRLWRPSPLYRAYRLEKALKTPARIYYKWEGVSPPGSHKPNTAVPQVYYNMKAGIERIATETGAGQWGSALAFATTLFGLQATIYMVRASYTQKPYRKSMMQVWGAECIPSPSTRTNSGRAILEKAPDTPGSLGIAISEAVEDAATHDNTNYSLGSVLNHVCLHQTVIGLEAREQMATVEHYPDTVVGCVGGGSNFAGISFPFAGDKLTGKHPDIDIVAVEPASCPTLTKGIFTYDYGDVAGLTPLLKMYTLGHDFVPPAIHAGGLRYHGGSPILSRLVHDGVIRAVSYHQNEVFTAAQTFARSEGIIVAPETSHAVKAVIDEALKCRQSGEAKTILFNCSGHGNFDMSAYDAFYAKALVDYEYPEQLIRESLARLPKVG, from the coding sequence ATGAATACCAAGATATTCCTTTCCGAAGAGGACATTCCACGGCGCTGGTATAATGTGATGGCAGACCTCCCCTCACCGCTGGAACCACCTCTCCACCCGGCAACTGGAAAACCGGTTGTACCGGATGACCTGAAGGCCATCTTTCCCATGGAGCTGATAAAACAGGAGATGAGCCCTGACCGCTTTATCGATATTCCGGGAGAGGTGCTCGATGTCCTGCGTCTCTGGAGGCCAAGCCCGCTCTACCGTGCATACCGGCTGGAAAAGGCACTCAAGACTCCTGCCAGGATCTATTACAAGTGGGAGGGAGTAAGCCCGCCCGGAAGCCACAAGCCGAACACTGCCGTACCGCAGGTATATTACAACATGAAGGCTGGAATCGAGCGGATTGCCACCGAGACCGGAGCAGGTCAGTGGGGATCAGCGCTTGCCTTTGCAACCACTCTCTTCGGTCTGCAGGCGACGATCTACATGGTCCGGGCAAGTTATACCCAGAAACCTTACCGAAAATCCATGATGCAGGTCTGGGGAGCAGAATGTATCCCCAGCCCCAGCACCAGGACCAATTCAGGTCGTGCTATCCTTGAGAAGGCCCCTGACACACCAGGGAGCCTTGGTATAGCCATATCAGAGGCCGTAGAAGATGCGGCAACCCACGATAATACCAATTACTCGCTTGGCTCCGTGCTGAACCATGTCTGCCTGCACCAGACCGTCATCGGCCTTGAGGCGCGCGAGCAGATGGCTACTGTTGAGCATTACCCGGATACCGTTGTAGGCTGCGTTGGTGGAGGGTCCAACTTTGCCGGCATATCATTCCCCTTTGCCGGTGATAAGCTGACCGGGAAACACCCGGATATCGATATCGTCGCGGTGGAGCCGGCATCCTGCCCGACTCTGACCAAGGGGATCTTTACCTATGATTACGGTGATGTTGCCGGCCTGACTCCCCTCCTCAAGATGTATACGCTCGGGCATGATTTCGTTCCGCCTGCCATCCATGCCGGGGGCCTGCGGTATCATGGGGGCTCTCCCATTCTCTCACGCCTGGTCCACGATGGAGTTATCCGTGCGGTGTCATACCACCAGAACGAGGTGTTCACTGCTGCGCAGACCTTCGCCCGCTCTGAGGGAATCATCGTTGCACCCGAGACCTCCCATGCGGTAAAAGCCGTCATCGATGAGGCACTCAAATGCCGGCAGAGCGGGGAGGCAAAGACCATACTCTTCAACTGCTCCGGACACGGCAACTTTGACATGTCCGCGTACGACGCGTTCTATGCCAAAGCTCTGGTCGATTACGAGTATCCGGAACAGTTGATTCGGGAATCGTTAGCGCGGCTGCCGAAGGTGGGATGA